A genomic region of Natronoarchaeum mannanilyticum contains the following coding sequences:
- a CDS encoding cytochrome c oxidase subunit I encodes MFDSVSGLVIVGCVLSALAGYRYLRDGGEEHRRTDAARAGEREEATPDGGYASPVVGLTDHGKPGGLMRWLTTVDHKDIGVLYILLGTAAGLWGATDGMMIRTELLTAESTVWTVETYNAIFTTHGLTMLFFFVTPVFFGIANYFLPLLIGADDLAFPRINAIAFWLLPPSLAMVRGGLLTDLLARGLAPLPIDAAALVALEPVATGWTLYTPLSVQMENPQITVALLGLHLSGVATTMGAINFVATIFTERADEVGWHRLDIFSWNILVTSGIIVFAFPLLGSALLMLIADRAFGTTFFVEPGGGPLLWQHLFWFFGHPEVYILVLPAFGIISLVLPKFCGRRLFGFQFIVYSTIAIGVLSFGVWAHHMFTTGMAPGLRASFMAVSLAIAIPSAVKEFNWIATLWNGNIRLTAPMLCMLGSLSTFVIGGITGVFLASIPVDLVLHDTLHVVGHFHLIVVGIIPMAMIAASYYWFPILTGRMYNRRLAKAQVLLLIVGTFVTFMPLLLLGYEGLPRRYGFYPPEFTPLQQIASIGAYTLGVGVVLWVINMVQSARVGPVVRDADVWNLKETGQFTREWQWFEERLEDAERRDETDGEPATGGDAPEKDGPQSQDDREEGG; translated from the coding sequence ATGTTCGATAGCGTCTCGGGACTCGTGATCGTTGGCTGCGTGCTGTCGGCGCTCGCCGGCTACCGGTATCTCCGGGACGGGGGCGAGGAGCACCGGCGCACGGACGCCGCGCGAGCGGGAGAGCGCGAGGAAGCGACGCCGGACGGCGGCTACGCGTCGCCCGTCGTCGGGCTGACCGACCACGGGAAGCCCGGCGGCCTGATGCGGTGGCTGACGACGGTCGACCACAAGGACATCGGCGTGCTGTACATCCTGCTGGGGACCGCGGCCGGGCTGTGGGGCGCGACCGACGGGATGATGATCCGGACCGAGCTGCTGACCGCCGAGTCGACGGTCTGGACCGTCGAGACGTACAACGCGATCTTCACGACCCACGGGCTCACGATGCTGTTTTTCTTCGTGACGCCGGTCTTCTTCGGGATCGCGAACTACTTCCTCCCGCTCTTGATCGGCGCCGACGATCTGGCCTTCCCGCGGATCAACGCCATCGCGTTCTGGCTGCTCCCGCCGTCGCTGGCGATGGTCCGGGGCGGCCTGCTGACGGACCTCCTCGCACGGGGTCTCGCCCCGCTGCCGATCGACGCAGCGGCGCTGGTCGCGCTCGAACCGGTCGCCACGGGGTGGACGCTGTACACGCCGCTGTCGGTCCAGATGGAGAACCCCCAGATCACCGTCGCGCTGCTGGGCCTCCATCTCAGCGGCGTCGCGACGACGATGGGGGCGATCAACTTCGTCGCGACCATCTTCACCGAACGGGCCGACGAGGTCGGCTGGCACCGCCTCGACATCTTCTCGTGGAACATCCTCGTCACCAGCGGGATCATCGTGTTCGCGTTCCCGCTTTTGGGCAGCGCGCTGCTGATGCTGATCGCGGATCGCGCCTTCGGAACGACGTTCTTCGTCGAGCCGGGCGGCGGCCCGCTGCTGTGGCAGCACCTGTTCTGGTTCTTCGGCCACCCGGAGGTGTACATCCTCGTGCTCCCGGCGTTCGGCATCATCAGCCTCGTGCTACCGAAGTTCTGCGGGCGGCGACTGTTCGGCTTTCAGTTCATCGTCTACTCGACGATCGCGATCGGCGTGCTATCCTTCGGCGTCTGGGCTCACCACATGTTCACGACAGGGATGGCGCCGGGGCTGCGCGCGAGCTTCATGGCCGTCTCGCTGGCGATCGCCATCCCGAGCGCCGTCAAGGAGTTCAACTGGATCGCGACGCTGTGGAACGGTAACATTCGACTGACGGCGCCGATGCTGTGCATGCTCGGGAGCCTGAGCACGTTCGTGATCGGCGGGATCACGGGCGTCTTTCTGGCGTCGATCCCGGTCGACCTCGTCTTGCACGACACGCTCCACGTCGTCGGTCACTTCCACCTCATCGTCGTCGGGATCATCCCGATGGCGATGATCGCGGCGAGCTACTACTGGTTCCCCATCCTCACCGGCCGGATGTACAACCGCCGCCTCGCGAAGGCGCAAGTACTCTTGCTCATCGTCGGGACGTTCGTCACGTTCATGCCGCTGTTGCTGCTGGGCTACGAGGGGCTCCCGCGGCGGTACGGGTTCTACCCGCCCGAGTTCACGCCGCTCCAGCAGATCGCGTCGATCGGCGCGTACACGCTCGGCGTCGGCGTCGTCCTCTGGGTGATCAACATGGTCCAGTCGGCGCGGGTCGGCCCGGTCGTGCGGGACGCCGACGTCTGGAACCTCAAGGAGACCGGGCAGTTCACGCGCGAGTGGCAGTGGTTCGAGGAGCGACTCGAGGACGCCGAGCGTCGGGACGAAACGGACGGCGAGCCGGCTACCGGTGGAGACGCTCCGGAGAAAGACGGGCCGCAAAGCCAAGACGACCGCGAGGAAGGCGGTTGA
- a CDS encoding plastocyanin/azurin family copper-binding protein, producing the protein MAAHDGSDDVSRRSFMRAATGAAAAAGAASAGASAQEGGNQSGGGNQSGGGNQSGGGNESGGGGGGGGGTTWEVVVGPGGDLVFDPAERVIAPGDTVRWVWDSDNHNIAPGSTPDGAEWEGHPEIANSGTEYTHTFETTGTFEYVCEPHVASGMEGSVVVQEGGPETGGGPTGPAVPSNALSLAVGTMGAMVSTLALAYFFIKYGGYDEEQ; encoded by the coding sequence ATGGCAGCACACGACGGCAGCGACGACGTCTCCCGTCGCTCGTTCATGCGGGCGGCGACGGGAGCGGCCGCGGCCGCCGGCGCCGCAAGCGCCGGGGCGAGCGCACAGGAAGGGGGCAACCAGTCCGGCGGCGGCAACCAGTCGGGTGGCGGTAACCAGTCAGGTGGCGGCAACGAATCCGGTGGAGGCGGCGGTGGGGGCGGCGGCACGACCTGGGAGGTCGTCGTCGGCCCCGGCGGCGACCTCGTGTTCGATCCCGCCGAGCGCGTGATCGCGCCGGGCGACACCGTCCGCTGGGTCTGGGATTCGGACAACCACAACATCGCGCCCGGGAGCACCCCCGACGGCGCCGAGTGGGAGGGCCACCCCGAGATCGCCAACTCCGGCACCGAGTACACTCACACGTTCGAGACGACCGGCACGTTCGAGTACGTCTGCGAGCCCCACGTCGCATCGGGCATGGAAGGGTCGGTCGTCGTTCAGGAGGGCGGTCCCGAGACCGGCGGCGGCCCCACTGGCCCCGCGGTCCCCAGCAACGCCCTGAGCCTCGCGGTCGGCACGATGGGCGCGATGGTCTCGACGCTCGCGCTGGCGTACTTCTTCATCAAGTACGGCGGGTACGACGAGGAACAGTAG
- a CDS encoding polyprenyl synthetase family protein — MLETLVERRPAVDEAIAEVLPREIDEAYLSEFFGPATHRYDADALQRVLADPVWELLDRGGKRWRPVVFLLLVEGFGEDRERYLPYAAIPEILHTGTILVDDVEDEAELRRGEPAIHRVYGEDVALNAGNAMYFLPMKIVSRNPAGLDAETRLAIFEMLSDELNRTHLGQGTDIRWHNDADADPSVEEYLEMCACKTGCLGRIVARLAALVTGQSAEREQAVARYAETMSVAFQIGDDILDVEHSLGEAGDFGKAFGNDVREGKTTLLVIHALETASDERSRRLREILRAENNTDDEIREAIEILRESGSVEYARETALELAAEARDHLAEAELADEETEQLAEFTRFVVERDV; from the coding sequence ATGCTGGAGACGTTAGTGGAGCGGCGCCCGGCGGTCGACGAGGCGATCGCCGAGGTGTTGCCCCGCGAGATCGACGAGGCGTACCTCTCGGAGTTCTTCGGCCCCGCGACGCACCGGTACGACGCCGACGCGCTCCAGCGCGTGCTGGCCGATCCGGTCTGGGAACTGCTCGATCGCGGCGGCAAGCGCTGGCGCCCGGTCGTCTTCCTGCTGCTGGTCGAGGGGTTCGGCGAAGATCGCGAGCGGTATCTTCCCTACGCGGCGATTCCCGAGATCCTGCACACCGGCACCATCCTCGTCGACGACGTCGAGGACGAGGCCGAACTTCGTCGCGGCGAGCCGGCGATCCACCGCGTTTACGGCGAGGACGTTGCGCTCAACGCGGGCAACGCGATGTACTTCCTCCCGATGAAGATCGTCTCGCGCAACCCCGCCGGGCTCGACGCCGAGACGCGGCTCGCGATCTTCGAGATGCTGAGCGACGAACTCAACCGGACCCACCTCGGTCAGGGGACCGACATCCGCTGGCACAACGACGCCGACGCCGATCCGTCCGTCGAGGAGTACCTCGAGATGTGCGCGTGCAAGACGGGCTGTCTCGGCCGGATCGTCGCCCGGCTGGCCGCGCTGGTCACGGGCCAGTCCGCCGAGCGCGAGCAAGCCGTCGCACGCTACGCTGAGACGATGTCCGTCGCCTTTCAGATCGGCGACGACATCCTCGACGTCGAGCACTCGCTGGGCGAGGCCGGCGACTTCGGCAAGGCGTTCGGCAACGACGTCCGCGAGGGCAAGACGACGCTGCTGGTGATCCACGCCCTCGAAACGGCGTCCGACGAGCGCTCGCGGCGACTCCGCGAGATCCTGCGGGCCGAGAACAACACCGACGACGAGATCCGCGAGGCCATCGAGATCCTTCGGGAATCGGGCAGCGTCGAGTACGCCCGCGAGACGGCCCTGGAGCTCGCCGCGGAGGCCCGCGACCACCTCGCCGAGGCGGAGCTGGCCGACGAAGAGACCGAACAGCTCGCGGAGTTCACGCGGTTCGTCGTCGAGCGCGACGTCTGA
- a CDS encoding ATP-NAD kinase has protein sequence MESIGILAESDDADGRGAPGTSAIAERVAAAGAESVVGDAEDLLDRSLDAVVARGERGVLEFARRNAAVPILPVDAGRGVRSIPASALDAALPAAIDGEYEPRERTVLALTVGGERVGRAAFDAMLVTEEPAKISEYAVRADGERVARFRADGVVLATPAGSGGYGAAADGPVLAPGTGISVVPVAPFATTHDHWVLDPERGVEFTVERDEGPVELLVDDRRCRTVPPRTPVTVAVDGSLSVLVGLHSKSHWP, from the coding sequence ATGGAGTCGATCGGGATCCTCGCCGAGTCGGACGACGCCGACGGCCGCGGCGCCCCAGGGACCTCGGCGATCGCCGAGCGCGTCGCCGCCGCCGGCGCCGAGTCCGTCGTCGGAGACGCCGAGGACCTGCTCGATCGGTCGCTCGACGCCGTCGTCGCGCGCGGCGAACGCGGCGTGCTGGAGTTCGCCCGGCGAAACGCCGCCGTGCCGATCCTGCCCGTGGACGCCGGACGGGGCGTCCGGTCGATCCCCGCGAGCGCGCTCGACGCCGCGCTGCCCGCGGCGATCGACGGCGAGTACGAACCTCGGGAACGAACGGTGCTCGCGCTGACCGTCGGCGGGGAGCGCGTGGGACGGGCCGCGTTCGACGCCATGCTGGTCACCGAGGAGCCGGCGAAGATCTCTGAGTACGCGGTTCGAGCGGACGGCGAGCGCGTCGCGCGCTTCCGCGCCGACGGGGTCGTGCTGGCGACGCCGGCTGGCTCGGGCGGGTACGGCGCCGCGGCGGACGGCCCCGTGCTGGCGCCGGGGACCGGCATCTCCGTGGTCCCGGTCGCCCCGTTCGCGACGACCCACGACCACTGGGTGCTCGATCCCGAGCGCGGCGTCGAGTTCACCGTCGAACGCGACGAGGGGCCGGTCGAGTTGCTCGTCGACGACCGGCGATGCCGGACGGTCCCGCCCCGGACCCCCGTGACGGTCGCCGTCGACGGATCGCTGTCCGTGTTGGTCGGCCTACACAGCAAATCCCACTGGCCATGA
- a CDS encoding DUF7313 family protein: protein MNPDTMFGPLDVLLPHVEYVFLVLVLVNAVTRFLAQRHYVSQYRDGGADAIDRYAIHDLSNVLLVLGAFYFTTITLHAGTILSVLALTVFITDFFEFEARKVEARKEEELGRPKGALAAWTLVLAYALFQSLFLILEQSALWGNIV, encoded by the coding sequence ATGAACCCGGATACGATGTTCGGCCCGCTCGACGTGCTGTTGCCCCACGTCGAGTACGTGTTCCTCGTGCTGGTGCTGGTCAACGCGGTGACGCGCTTCCTCGCGCAGCGCCACTACGTCTCCCAGTACCGGGACGGCGGCGCCGACGCGATCGACCGCTACGCGATCCACGACCTCTCGAACGTGTTGCTCGTGCTCGGCGCGTTCTACTTCACGACGATCACGCTCCACGCCGGGACGATCCTGAGCGTCCTCGCGCTGACGGTGTTTATCACCGACTTCTTCGAGTTCGAGGCCCGCAAGGTCGAGGCCCGCAAGGAAGAAGAGCTCGGCCGCCCGAAGGGCGCGCTGGCGGCCTGGACGCTCGTGCTGGCGTACGCGCTGTTCCAGAGCCTCTTCCTGATCCTCGAGCAGTCCGCGCTCTGGGGCAACATCGTCTGA
- a CDS encoding DUF7314 family protein, producing the protein MADEFMKGFTIFSGAGLLWMVLATWYRTPEFDGPQLTAPVPEDPGTYDAIGIVLMDAMVAMMVLGPIVFWFLIPAYQQARAAYADRNAE; encoded by the coding sequence ATGGCTGACGAGTTCATGAAGGGGTTCACGATCTTCAGCGGGGCCGGCCTGCTGTGGATGGTCCTGGCGACGTGGTACCGGACGCCGGAGTTCGACGGCCCGCAGCTGACGGCGCCGGTACCGGAGGACCCGGGCACGTACGACGCGATCGGCATCGTCCTCATGGACGCCATGGTCGCGATGATGGTTCTGGGTCCGATCGTGTTCTGGTTCCTGATCCCCGCCTACCAGCAGGCTCGGGCCGCTTACGCCGATCGCAACGCGGAGTAA
- a CDS encoding DUF7315 family membrane protein, with the protein MASSDDDSAGGSLRREVPVPMAVYKVVMVFSMLIAILLVAGGLAVVDTATDRGTAEVDEVDPAGALAGVGLVLVGAVVYVFSTRFRAEEMENDKDDADQASGNG; encoded by the coding sequence ATGGCCTCCTCCGACGACGACTCGGCCGGCGGATCGCTCCGCCGCGAGGTTCCGGTTCCGATGGCCGTCTACAAGGTCGTCATGGTGTTTTCGATGCTGATCGCGATACTGCTGGTAGCCGGCGGGCTCGCCGTCGTCGACACGGCGACCGACCGCGGGACCGCGGAGGTCGACGAAGTCGATCCCGCGGGCGCGCTGGCTGGCGTCGGCCTGGTGCTGGTCGGCGCCGTCGTCTACGTGTTCTCGACGCGGTTCAGGGCCGAGGAAATGGAAAACGATAAAGACGACGCGGACCAAGCCTCGGGTAATGGCTGA